From the genome of Sulfurimonas paralvinellae:
GCTTGCTTGGAAACTCGGTCTTAAATCGACTTACTACCTTAGAAGCCAGTCTCCGGAAATGGCAAGCGATGTAGAAGACAGATCTATGGAGTGTGTAGGTTGTCAATAGAATGAAACCGCTCAATCCTTCCGAAATTGCTAAATTTTTAGAGAGATTTGACGATTTTAAAGAGTGCGAAATTCGCTCGTTGGAGATAATCTCCCCGACAGAAATGAAAATGACGCTAGCGGTACAAGATAAAGCACGTGCATATGACTGGATAACGATCAATCTGCTCTTCAGTGATGTCAACGATGCACAGTTGGTAGATGAGAACAAATTGCCATATATAGATATGAGTGAAGGAGTAAGTATACTTCACAGTGAAGGTCTCTTTGCCTTTGCTGTCGGTTCTTATAAGAGCTTTTCATCCAGTAAAGATTCTTCGCTCTTTATCATCTGTAAAAACATCAAGTACAGTGAAGGTGCATTTTAAAAAGGAACAAAATGAGTTATGAAGTAAAAGGCGAGATATTAGGTTTTCAAGATACAAAAAAAGTAGATATTAAAGAGATAGATACACTCTTTTCAACAATGATAGATGAAGCAAATGAAAATATCTCTTTTACATTGGCAAACCCTTTTGTCCTCAGAGATTACACGATTGACATTCCATTGGATGCCAAAGATCTTTTAGAGATCGATGAAAATTCACAAATTGGTGTTTATAATATTCTCATTATCCAAAAACCTTTGGAAAAATCAACGATAAACTTTCTCGCTCCCATCATTATAAATCTCGATAAAAAGCTTCTCACACAGGTTATACTCGACCCGAAAAAACATCCTGATTATGGAATGGCTGAAACAATAGAATCGTTTAAATAAATGGAACTAAAGTAGCAAACAACTCTCTTTTTTTCCTGTAAACTTACAATTGATAAAATATATTTTATAAAAAGGAGAAATCATGAGAGTTGTATGTCCTCACTGTTTGGCGGTCAATAATGTACCAAAAAAAGATTCTTATAAAAAAGCCAACTGTGGTAAATGTAAACAATCACTTTTAGATACAAAACCTATGGAACTGAATGAAAGAAATTTCGATGAAGTTATCGCTAACAGTGATATTCCTGTTATAGTTGATTTTTGGGCACCTTGGTGCGGTCCGTGTAAAATGATGGCGCCGAATTTTGAACGTGCTGCAGAGAGTTTTCCGCTCAAAGCAAGATTTGCAAAAGTAAACACTGAAAATGAGCAAAATCTCGGAGCACGTTTTGGTATTCGCTCCATCCCGACTATCATCGTCTTTAAAGATGGACGTGAAGTAGACAGAGTCAGCGGTGCACTCGATGTCAATGCACTCAGCTCACTTGCCTCACGCTACGCTGTTTAACTATTTAACATAGGAGCAGCAGTAGTCTGTAACCGTCTTTATCTTAAGATCAAACGAAGTGTTAGCAGGCACTTCAAATGTTTCAGGAGTGTGAAGAGTCTTCCACTCCTCGCCTGGAAGTTTTATATCAAGCTCACCGCTCATCATCTCCATTATCTCTTTATCAGCAGTATTAAAAGTATATTCACCCGGAAGCATAATTCCCAAAGATTTAATACTCCCGTCACTAAACTCAACCGTTCTGCTTGTTACTTTACCATCATAATAGATATTTGCCTCTTTTAGCACTGTTACATTTTCAAATTTTGACATCTAATTTTCCTTTTACTTATTTTTTAATTTTACTCTTTGCGAGTGAGTAATTGCTACCGCCATTGCATCGGTGATATCAAGCGGCTTTATCTCTTTTTTGATTCCCAAAAGCCGCTTAACCATAAAAGCTACCTGCTCTT
Proteins encoded in this window:
- the trxC gene encoding thioredoxin TrxC, with amino-acid sequence MRVVCPHCLAVNNVPKKDSYKKANCGKCKQSLLDTKPMELNERNFDEVIANSDIPVIVDFWAPWCGPCKMMAPNFERAAESFPLKARFAKVNTENEQNLGARFGIRSIPTIIVFKDGREVDRVSGALDVNALSSLASRYAV
- the fliW gene encoding flagellar assembly protein FliW → MSYEVKGEILGFQDTKKVDIKEIDTLFSTMIDEANENISFTLANPFVLRDYTIDIPLDAKDLLEIDENSQIGVYNILIIQKPLEKSTINFLAPIIINLDKKLLTQVILDPKKHPDYGMAETIESFK
- a CDS encoding pyrimidine/purine nucleoside phosphorylase, which encodes MSKFENVTVLKEANIYYDGKVTSRTVEFSDGSIKSLGIMLPGEYTFNTADKEIMEMMSGELDIKLPGEEWKTLHTPETFEVPANTSFDLKIKTVTDYCCSYVK